The Halorhabdus sp. BNX81 genome includes a region encoding these proteins:
- a CDS encoding ABC transporter ATP-binding protein: MDGEIHWRTKLAALFDAMRYRPKLATGVVLISVVAAVLEGIGLGFILPIIELARGSTDPETASGVLGLFADVYLALDVPFTMAYLVVGVAIIMSIRYTSSFLVGWLRGAMETYYTAHLQQRAFEQATVAKIAYFDQEGSDDILNAIVTQAEYAGRSLQTTLRIVEQGLLAVMYFGIALAFAPILTLAAGAVFAVLSVGFDRVLESGYEIGDRVADANERIQSAAQAGTQGIRDVKLFGLRPELIDVFEDAVTQFRTARVKSTRNKAAIRNFYQLLTAIMIFVLIYIGLQNPSLSLGSLGVFLFALFRLGPRVSTLNNLLYHLSVDLPHLVRTKRFLTKLERNREPMGGDKELPDSVGSIGFNEVSFSYNHDERVLKNISLHIDPGEFVAFVGPSGAGKSTIISLLARLYEPEEGNITASDIDISRFDVTKWRKQVAVVRQHPYIFNETLRRNITVGDRSATDAEVQRACELAQVTEFLEDLPNGYQTDLGDDGVRLSGGQRQRVALARALLTDADLLVLDEATSDLDTEIEHDIQQAIESMERERTLIVIAHRLSTVKNADRIFALEDGHIVEAGGHEELLKNDGTYARLYTQQGKA; this comes from the coding sequence ATGGACGGCGAGATCCACTGGCGAACGAAGCTGGCTGCGCTTTTCGACGCGATGCGGTATCGTCCGAAGTTAGCGACGGGAGTGGTCCTAATCAGCGTCGTCGCAGCAGTTCTCGAGGGCATCGGCCTCGGATTCATCCTTCCGATCATCGAGCTCGCCCGTGGGTCAACCGATCCGGAAACGGCGTCAGGCGTGCTCGGTCTGTTCGCCGACGTCTATCTCGCGCTCGACGTGCCCTTCACAATGGCGTATCTGGTCGTCGGCGTCGCAATCATCATGTCGATCCGGTACACATCGAGTTTCCTTGTCGGATGGCTCCGCGGGGCGATGGAGACGTACTACACCGCGCACTTACAACAGCGGGCGTTCGAACAAGCAACGGTGGCCAAGATCGCGTACTTCGATCAGGAGGGGTCGGACGATATACTCAACGCGATCGTGACACAGGCCGAGTACGCTGGACGGTCACTACAGACAACGCTCAGAATCGTTGAGCAGGGACTGCTTGCTGTGATGTACTTCGGGATCGCACTTGCGTTCGCACCGATATTAACACTGGCTGCAGGGGCCGTTTTCGCCGTACTATCGGTCGGATTCGATCGCGTTCTGGAGTCGGGATATGAAATCGGTGACCGTGTCGCGGACGCAAACGAACGTATCCAATCCGCGGCACAGGCTGGTACACAGGGAATCCGTGATGTAAAGCTGTTCGGCCTTCGTCCGGAATTGATCGACGTTTTCGAGGACGCTGTGACCCAGTTTCGCACCGCGAGAGTGAAATCAACCAGGAACAAGGCCGCAATACGCAACTTCTATCAGCTGTTGACAGCGATTATGATTTTCGTCTTGATCTATATTGGCCTGCAAAATCCATCACTGTCGCTCGGATCACTGGGTGTGTTCCTGTTTGCTCTGTTCCGGCTGGGTCCACGAGTAAGTACCCTGAACAATCTGCTGTATCATCTCAGCGTTGATCTGCCTCATCTCGTTCGTACCAAGCGTTTCCTTACAAAGCTTGAACGAAACCGCGAACCGATGGGAGGAGACAAAGAACTCCCGGATAGCGTCGGTAGCATCGGATTCAACGAGGTATCCTTCTCATACAATCACGACGAAAGAGTGCTCAAAAATATCTCGTTGCACATCGACCCCGGCGAATTTGTCGCGTTTGTCGGTCCCTCCGGTGCTGGGAAATCGACGATCATCTCACTTCTCGCCCGACTATACGAACCAGAGGAAGGCAACATTACTGCGTCCGATATAGACATCAGTCGGTTCGATGTGACGAAGTGGCGTAAACAAGTCGCAGTAGTTCGCCAACACCCCTATATCTTTAACGAGACGCTCCGTCGAAACATAACGGTCGGAGACCGGTCAGCGACCGACGCGGAGGTTCAGCGGGCCTGTGAACTGGCACAGGTTACTGAATTCCTCGAGGATCTTCCGAACGGATATCAAACTGACCTCGGTGATGACGGAGTGCGACTATCGGGCGGACAGCGCCAACGCGTCGCACTCGCTCGCGCCCTGCTGACTGATGCGGATCTACTCGTGTTGGACGAAGCGACCAGCGATCTCGATACAGAAATCGAACACGACATCCAGCAGGCGATCGAATCGATGGAACGCGAACGAACGCTGATCGTCATCGCGCACCGGCTCTCGACCGTCAAAAACGCGGATCGTATCTTCGCGCTTGAAGACGGCCACATCGTGGAAGCTGGTGGCCACGAAGAGCTACTGAAAAACGATGGCACCTATGCGCGGCTGTATACGCAGCAAGGCAAAGCCTGA
- a CDS encoding GDP-L-fucose synthase: protein MSEPTTFWDGKTVMVTGGSGFLGSHLIEELRSRSETVSVFVPDSNEYDLRERANIRRALSDSKADTVIHLAATVGGIGANRANPGQYFYDNAVMGIELLELARQFDVEKCTILGTICAYPKHTPVPFSETDLYEGYPEETNAPYGIAKKALLTQSRAYRKQWGFNSIYLLPVNLYGPGDDFDIETAHVIPAIIRKCIEARERGDDSITAWGSGEPTREFLYVKDAAAGILDAAERYDESDPVNLGSGMEISIRELVELIADLTGFDGDIEWDTSKPDGQPRRRLDTSRAKERFDWEATTDFEEGLRRTIEWYEAVRPIEK from the coding sequence ATGAGCGAACCAACCACGTTCTGGGATGGCAAGACCGTTATGGTGACTGGTGGAAGCGGGTTCCTCGGTAGCCACCTGATCGAAGAACTGCGTTCGCGCTCGGAGACGGTGTCGGTGTTCGTCCCGGACAGCAACGAGTACGACCTCCGGGAACGGGCAAATATCCGCCGGGCGCTGTCCGACTCGAAAGCGGACACGGTGATCCACCTCGCAGCGACCGTCGGCGGTATCGGTGCAAATCGAGCCAATCCTGGCCAGTACTTCTATGACAACGCAGTCATGGGAATCGAGCTGTTAGAACTGGCCCGCCAGTTCGATGTCGAGAAGTGTACAATCCTGGGAACTATCTGTGCCTATCCCAAGCATACGCCAGTCCCGTTCAGCGAGACGGACCTCTATGAAGGATACCCCGAGGAAACCAACGCCCCATATGGCATCGCGAAGAAAGCCTTGCTCACTCAATCGCGTGCGTACCGAAAACAGTGGGGGTTTAACAGCATCTACTTACTCCCGGTCAATCTCTACGGGCCAGGTGACGACTTCGACATCGAGACCGCCCATGTTATCCCCGCGATCATCAGGAAGTGTATCGAAGCCCGGGAACGGGGAGACGACTCGATTACAGCCTGGGGAAGTGGAGAGCCAACCAGGGAATTTTTGTACGTGAAAGACGCCGCGGCGGGGATCCTTGACGCGGCCGAGCGCTACGACGAGAGCGATCCCGTAAACCTGGGTAGCGGGATGGAGATCAGCATCAGGGAACTTGTTGAGCTGATTGCTGATTTGACTGGTTTTGACGGTGATATTGAATGGGACACGTCGAAGCCGGACGGCCAACCACGGCGACGACTCGACACGTCGCGTGCAAAAGAGCGCTTTGACTGGGAAGCGACGACCGACTTCGAGGAGGGACTGCGTCGGACGATCGAATGGTACGAAGCAGTCCGGCCCATCGAGAAGTAA